One genomic segment of Vulpes vulpes isolate BD-2025 chromosome 2, VulVul3, whole genome shotgun sequence includes these proteins:
- the OLFM1 gene encoding noelin isoform X3 gives MPGRRPWQRDMQPARKLLSLLFLILMGTELTQVLPTNPEESWQVYSSAQDSEGRCICTVVAPQQTMCSRDARTKQLRQLLEKVQNMSQSIEVLDRRTQRDLQYVEKMENQMKGLESKFKQVEESHKQHLARQFKG, from the exons ATGCCAGGACGGCGGCCGTGGCAGCGAGACATGCAACCGGCCCGGAAGCTcctcagcctcctcttcctcatcctgaTGGGCACCGAACTCACTCAA GTGTTGCCCACCAACCCTGAGGAGAGCTGGCAGGTGTACAGCTCTGCCCAAGACAGCGAGGGCAGGTGTATCTGCACAGTGGTCGCCCCGCAGCAGACCATGTGCTCACGGGACGCCCGCACGAAACAGCTCAGGCAGCTACTGGAGAAG GTGCAAAACATGTCTCAGTCCATAGAGGTCCTGGACAGGCGGACTCAGAGGGACTTGCAGTACGTGGAGAAGATGGAGAACCAAATGAAAGGGCTGGAGTCCAAGTTCAAACAGGTGGAGGAGAGCCATAAGCAACACCTGGCCAGGCAGTTCAAG GGCTAA